GGAGTTGTTTATTTCAATTCCTTATGTCTACAGGAGAATAATAACACTCCAAAGGAAAAGGTGGTAGACCATGAGTGCTATTTCGAATCTGAAGATGCAGATTTTAAAAACCGGCGAACAATTTTTGTTCTGGGATTCGATTGTTCCTTTCCGAGGGATGAAATAAAGAGAACATTGATTAAACACTTCAGTTCTTGTGGAGAGGTCTCAAGGGTTTATATTCCTTTTCATTGTGATACTGGCTCTCCCATGGGGTTTGTTACTTCTTCCATCAGtttctaacaatttatttaAGTTATATGCATGCTAAATTATTTactcatctcttttttttttttttccttcagtTTTGCCTTCATTAGTATGGGAAATCCAGACAAGGCTTTAACACTCAATGGAAGTTACTTGGAAGGGATGAGACTTGAGGTTACAATGGCTACAAAGAGAAGTGAATACTATGGCTATACCAACCATCGTGGCTGTCAACGTTGTGGTATTGCTTCAGCGAAGCGGTTGGCGAAACGCTTCTACGATCGTACCAGAATACGAATCCCGTTAGGTacatcatttttttcatttatttttgaatctttaaaagaaaataactcatatatatgtgattatttttaTCGATTGCATTCAGTGCCTAGCGATTTCTAGCAAGATCAATAAGCTACTGCTTTACCCGACCAGCTACATCATCCTTTGTGTTCTAAGATACCTTGTTTTAGCATTCTGCTACTTATGCGCATTATTATCTATGTCTAAATTAAATGTTGAATATTTCTGTGTCTGTCAACTGTTGAATCTTTTTCTTTATGGAAGTCTATCATCTATTTTTGTAGCATTCAGTGCCTGGCAATATCTAGCAAGATCAAGAAGCTACTGCTTTActtcttaccaaaaaaaaaaaaaaaaaaagctactgCTTTACTCGACCAGCTACATCATCCTTTGTATTCTAAGATACCTTTTTTTGGCATTATGCTATTTATGCGCATTATCTATGTCTAAATTAAATGttgaatcttttattttttctgtcAACTGCTgaatctttttcttattttaagaaaaCTGGTTATTTCGTTTTTTCTTTATGGAAGTCTatcatctatttattttttaaaacatttcttatatttttatttttgtagccTTAACGCAACCGATTGGAATaaatgaattatcaaaattgaTATTGGGTTAATCAGAAGTTGAATAGTGAGTCGAGCCCAAAACATTAGTTTAGAAGCCCAAAAAGCGTTTCCATTAAAAGTAAAGTCCACAAATCCCAGGAAGAATGTAGTTTTTGGTTTTACCTCCTGTTTCTATCCAGGACATTCAGACTCTAGGGTTTTTGCCTagccagtttttttttctacaaacTAGCAAGCAGTAGTAGCTCTTCGTTTTCATTCAAATCTAAATCTTAACTAAACTCACACTATCAAATTTAGTATGAGGAAGAGGCGCAGGGAAGCCAATGTAACTCTTCTTATGTCTTTCTTCTTTACACAGTCGTGAACAACTTTCGAATGACTTTTATTTCTGTTTTGTTAGTTTGAAACAACCCCTAATCCTTCCGAGACAGGGTGGGATGATTCACAAGTCTTAATAACGCctaagaagcagaagaaggTCGGATTTAAACGTCTTGTCTTTACGATCTTCTTTAGCTGTTATAGACAA
The window above is part of the Brassica napus cultivar Da-Ae chromosome C3, Da-Ae, whole genome shotgun sequence genome. Proteins encoded here:
- the LOC125583415 gene encoding nucleolin 2-like — encoded protein: MTEIVKKLKKNSDLLEEENNNTPKEKVVDHECYFESEDADFKNRRTIFVLGFDCSFPRDEIKRTLIKHFSSCGEVSRVYIPFHCDTGSPMGFAFISMGNPDKALTLNGSYLEGMRLEVTMATKRSEYYGYTNHRGCQRCGIASAKRLAKRFYDRTRIRIPLVPSDF